Proteins from a genomic interval of Corvus moneduloides isolate bCorMon1 chromosome 6, bCorMon1.pri, whole genome shotgun sequence:
- the HIF1A gene encoding hypoxia-inducible factor 1-alpha → MDSPGGVTDKKRISSERRKEKSRDAARCRRSKESEVFYELAHQLPLPHTVSAHLDKASIMRLTISYLRMRKLLDAGELETEAKMEKELNCFYLKALDGFVMVLSEDGDMIYMSENVNKCMGLTQFELTGHSVFDFTHPCDHEELREMLTHRNGPVKKGKEQNTERSFFLRMKCTLTSRGRTVNIKSATWKVLHCTGHIRVYDTCGNQTHCGYKKPPMTCLVLICEPIPHPSNIEVPLDSKTFLSRHSLDMKFSYCDERITELMGYEPEELLGRSIYEYYHALDSDHLTKTHHDMFTKGQVTTGQYRMLAKQGGYVWVETQATVIYNTKNSQPQCIVCVNYVLSGIVQKDLIFSLGQTECMLKPVESPDMKMTKIFSKDDLDDTNSLFEKLKQEPDALTVLAPAAGDTIISLDFSSNESDEQQCDEVPLYNDVMLPSSSEKLQNINMAMSPLPASETTKPLRSNADPALNREVVSKLEPNTEPLELSFTMPQVQEQPTSPSDASTSQSSPEPSSPNDYCFDVDNDMASEFKLELVEKLFAIDTEAKNPFSTQETDLDLEMLAPYIPMDDDFQLRSFDQLSPLESSSSSPQSAATITIFQQGQTAPSSAEEMKLAAECGDDAKTIIVPSSPVRGVAESSSAPASPYGGSRSRTASPIRARKGAVDQVEKPSPGAPSLLTVTLNKRSTALDEELNPKMLALHNAQRKRKMEHDGSLFQAVGIGSLFQQTGDRGGNASLAWKRVKGCKTNGHSGGEQKTIILLSTDIASKLLGQSMDESGLPQLTSYDCEVNAPIQGNRNLLQGEELLRALDQVN, encoded by the exons ATGGACAGCCCCGGCGGCGTCACCGACAAGAAGAG GATTAGCTCTGAACGCAGGAAAGAGAAGTCGAGGGATGCAGCCCGGTGCCGGAGGAGCAAGGAGTCGGAAGTGTTCTATGAGCTGGCTCACCAGCTGCCCCTGCCGCACACCGTGAGCGCGCACCTGGACAAGGCGTCCATCATGAGGCTGACCATCAGCTACCTGCGcatgaggaagctgctggatgCTG GTGAGCTGGAGACAGAAGCCAAAATGGAGAAGGAACTGAACTGTTTCTACTTGAAAGCTCTTGATGGCTTTGTCATGGTTCTGTCTGAAGATGGGGACATGATTTACATGTCTGAAAACGTGAACAAGTGTATGGGACTCACTCAG tttgaGTTGACGGGGCACAGTGTATTTGATTTCACTCATCCGTGTGACCATGAGGAGCTGAGAGAAATGCTTACACACAGAAATg GTCCTGTGAAAAAGGGCAAAGAGCAAAACACGGAGCGCAGCTTTTTTCTCAGAATGAAGTGTACACTGACTAGCAGGGGAAGAACAGTGAATATAAAGTCTGCTACATGGAAG GTGCTGCACTGCACTGGCCACATCCGTGTGTACGACACGTGTGGGAACCAGACTCACTGCGGATACAAAAAGCCTCCCATGACCTGCCTGGTGTTGATCTGTGAACCTATTCCTCACCCATCAAACATTGAGGTCCCCCTGGACAGTAAAACGTTCCTCAGTCGTCACAGTCTTGATATGAAATTTTCCTATTGTGATGAAAG AATTACAGAGTTGATGGGGTACGAGCCAGAGGAGCTCCTGGGTCGCTCAATCTATGAGTACTATCACGCACTGGATTCTGATCATCTGACCAAAACACACCACGACA TGTTCACAAAAGGGCAGGTGACAACAGGACAGTACAGAATGCTGGCGAAACAAGGTGGCTATGTCTGGGTTGAAACTCAAGCAACTGTTATATACAACACTAAGAATTCACAGCCACAGTGCATAGTGTGTGTGAACTACGTGTTGAG TGGAATTGTTCAGAAGgacttaattttttcccttggacAAACTGAGTGTATGCTGAAACCAGTGGAGTCTCCTGACATGAAAATGACCAAAATATTCAGTAAAGATGACCTGGATGATACCAACAGCctatttgaaaaactgaaacaggAACCAGATGCTTTAACTGTGCTGGCCCCAGCTGCTGGAGACACAATTATCTCTCTAGATTTCAGCAGTAATG agTCTGATGAACAACAATGTGATGAAGTTCCTTTGTATAACGATGTAATGCTCCCCTCATCCAGTGAGAAATTGCAGAATATAAATATGGCAATGTCCCCACTACCTGCCTCTGAAACTACAAAGCCACTTCGTAGCAATGCTGATCCTGCACTCAATAGAGAAGTTGTATCAAAGCTGGAGCCAAACACAGAGCCACTCGAACTTTCTTTTACCATGCCTCAGGTGCAAGAGCAACCAACCAGCCCTTCTGATGCAAGTACCAGCCAAAGTTCACCTGAG cCCAGTAGTCCCAACGACTACTGCTTTGATGTGGATAATGATATGGCCAGTGAATTCAAACTGGAATTAGTGGAGAAACTCTTTGCCATAGATACAGAAGCAAAAAATCCATTCTCTACTCAG GAAACCGATTTAGATTTAGAGATGTTGGCTCCTTACATCCCAATGGATGATGACTTCCAGCTGCGCTCCTTCGATCAGCTGTCccctctggaaagcagctcctccagccctcagagTGCAGCCACCATCACCATATTCCAGCAGGGCCAGACGGCACCGAGCAGTGCAGAGGAGATGAAGCTGGCGGCGGAGTGCGGGGACGATGCGAAGACGATAATTGTCCCTTCCTCTCCCGTGCGCGGCGTCGCCGAATCCAGCAGTGCCCCCGCCTCGCCCTACGGCGGGAGCAGGAGTCGAACTGCCTCTCCCATCAGAGCAAGGAAAGGAGCAGTGGATCAGGTGGAAAAGCCTTCTCCAGGAGCACCCAGCTTGCTAACAGTCACTCTaaataaaag ATCTACTGCACTGGATGAAGAACTAAATCCAAAGATGCTAGCTTTGCATAATGCTCAGAGAAAACGAAAAATGGAACATGATGGTTCACTTTTTCAGGCAGTTGGAATT gGGTCTTTATTCCAGCAGACAGGTGACCGTGGAGGAAATGCATCACTTGCTTGGAAACGTGTAAAGGGATGCAAAACAAATGGTCACAGTGGAGGGGAGCAAAAGACAATCATTCTACTATCAACTG ACATAGCGAGTAAACTTCTAGGGCAGTCGATGGATGAGAGCGGACTCCCCCAGCTCACGAGTTACGACTGCGAAGTAAACGCTCCCATACAAGGCAACAGAAACCTGCTACAGGGGGAAGAACTGCTCAGAGCTCTGGATCAAGTTAACTGA